Genomic segment of Candidatus Methylacidiphilales bacterium:
GCGATCCACAAGACCCGTCGTGGCGGACGAGGTGTGGTGCATGTAGTGAGAGAGGGTTGACATTTTTTGAGGCCCGAATTGATTGAGTATGCTGAGCAGCGTGAATTGAGATATGGAGATGTTTCCCTGGTTGGTGCGGCGATTGAGATCAATTAGGAATATCCTCTGAAGCCGCATGATTAGCGGAATAAGCGTTTCTATTTCCTGGCTAGTATTCGAAGAAGTCATAGCGATATTTTAGCTAAATTAAGTTTTAAGGTGCATTAACTTTTTTACAAGACTCAGATTCCTAAGGTTGCGGTTTTTAAGTTTTATGTAACTTAGAGGAATCCTGTGAAGACATTATCAAGTGACCGTTCTTTTGTAAAAGTAGGGCAAGGGCTGTGGAAAGAGGAAAAACCCTCTGACTGGAATGATTGGAGTTGGCAACTACGTCATCGCCTGACGAAGCTCGAGGACTTTGAGGCAAGGCTGGATCTGCTTCCAGAGGAGAGACGAGGCATTGAATTAGCTGAACATAAATTGGCCGTAGCTGTGACGCCCTATTTCTTTAATTTGATCGATCCCGACAATCCTAATGACCCGATCCGAAGACAAGTGATCCCTCGCGAGGAGGAGTTGCATGAAGCTCCGGAAGAGATGCGCGATCCTTGCGGAGAAGATAAGACCATGGTTGCGCCTGGCTTGGTGCACCGTTATCCCGATCGTGTGCTCTTGCTTTTGACGGATCGCTGCGCTTCTTACTGCCGCTACTGCACAAGAAGCCGCATTGTGAGTGGAGTCGGAGAGCAACGACTGGAGACGAATTTAGCCTTAGCTTTGGCTTATCTGCGAAAGCATACGGAGGTAAGAGATGTGTTGCTATCGGGTGGGGATCCTCTGCTCTTATCTGATCAGCGGCTTGAGGCTATTATTCAAGCGTTGCGATCGATCGAGCACATTGAGATTGTGCGGATCGGCACTCGTGTGCCGATATTTTTGCCACAAAGGATAACGCCCAAACTGTGCGCAATGCTGCGACGCTATCATCCCCTGTGGATTAATATTCATTCCAATCACCCTCGTGAGTTGACGTTAGAAGTGTATGAAGCGCTCGCGCGACTCGCCGATGCTGGGATTCCGATGGGTAATCAAGCGGTGTTGCTAAAGGGCGTGAACGACGATGCGGAGACGTTAAAGGTGTTGTTTCAAAAACTCGTGCGCGCTCGGGTAAGGCCTTACTACCTCTATCAATGCGATTTAATCATCGGTTCTGCGCATCTCCGTGTGCCGATCGAGCGGGGTCTAGAAATCATGGATGCGATACGGGGCTACACCACAGGGTTTGCCGTTCCGCAATATGTGGTGGATGGGCCAGGGGGCGGAGGGAAAATTCCTTTAAATCCTGATTATATTTTGGCTCGGACGTCGGATCGAATTGTGTTGAGAAATTTCAAAGGTGAAATCTATGAATATCCTTTGGGTGAGTCTGGTGAATGGGTTGTAGATTCTGCTCTGCAGCGGCCCTCTGGATCGAGAGCCTACGTTCACGATCTGGAATAGATCAACGCGCTGGTCGTAATGCTTCCGGTGGAAGAAGCGTTTGCACATCCACGTTGCGGAGAGAGAAGAGTCGCTGTATGGTTTCTTCGATAAGATTATTGGGGCAGGAAGCGCCTGCGGTGATGCCGATGATGACATCGCCATCTGGAAGCCAGCCGTGTGTTGTTTTTTCTGTGCTGTGGTGAAGATCCCAATGTTGGATTTCTTTATCTGAAAGGATTTTTTCGGCGTTTTTAATGAAATATGTGGGAAGCTGGGCTTCGCCCATTTCTGCAAGGTGCGAGGTGTTGGAGCTGTTGTAGCCCCCGACAACAATGAGAAGGTCGAGTTTCTCTGTGTCGAGCATTTCGCGGAGGGCGTCTTGTCGTTCCTGTGTGGCGCCACAAATTGTATCGAATACCCGGAAGTGCTCTAGCAAAGCAGCTTCGCCGTATCGGTCAACGATGGCTTGGCGAATACGTCTTTGGACTTCTTCAGTCTCGCCGCGCATCATCGTGGTTTGGTTTGCGACACCGACGCGGCGGAGATGCAGATCAGGATCAAAGCCGGGCGAATGCGCACCTTTAAATTTTTCTAGAAACTTCTGCTTGTCTCCACCATGGCGGATGTAGTCGCAAACGTAATCCGTTTCCTCAAGATTATAAACGACAAGGTAATGCCCTTTGCGATCTTCTCCAACGGCTCGCGATGCTGTGGCTTTAGTCTCTTCGTGCCAAGCTTTACCGTGGATGATGGAGGTGACTTGCTCTGCGCGGTATTGGCGGACTCGTTTCCAGACGCTCATGACATCGCCGCAAGTAGTGTCCACAGTCTGGCAACCTATCGTCTTTAGACGATCCATGACTTTGATCTCAGCTCCAAATGCAGGAATGATGACGACGTCATCCGGGGTAAGGTGGTTGAGCTTATATTCGCCTTCTTCTTCGCGTAAGGTTTGTATGCCCATAGCGGCAAGTTGATCGTTGACTTCAGGATTGTGGATAATTTCTCCCAGCAGAAAGATGCGGCGATCTTTGAAGACCTTGGCTGCAGCGTAAGCTAAATCTATGGCGCGCTCAACACCATAACAAAATCCAAATGCTTTAGCGAGTTTCACTGTAAGCCCTGCTGCCTTAAGAGGCACACCGCTATACCGCAAATATTCAACAATCGGGCTGCGATAATGGCTCTCCACCTCCGCCTGCACTTGATCCATGACTTCTGGAGTGCGAAGGTTGACTTTCGTCTTTGTGGGAGGCGTGGCGTTTGAATGAACTATCATTTTAGCACCTTACAACAAGGTGTGCAGTAGGTCAAAAAGATACCACTGGGATGAGTAACTGCGTGCGAAAAATTAGAAACTCATCGAGTGCCAAAGAGAAAAATGTATGCATTCCACATCTCGTCGTAGTTGTCTTTTTACCAGAACTTGGATTTATCCGGGATGCAATGGCTCAAGGAGAAAGAAGCACCCTAGAATAGCCAACTTACTGTAACACTGTAGCTAGAGTTGCCTTCTTTGGGTAGGCGTTGGAAGAGGGCATTTTTAGTGCCAATGAGTTGGTAACCGTAATCAAAGCGTGTGGAGAGGTAGCCGCTGATATTGTAACGCACACCGGCACCTATGCTCATCATTTGCACGTGGGGATCGTCGCTGGCGAGTGGGCTGTGAATGGTGGTTTCTCCTCGATCAAAGAAGGCTACCAACATAAGGGCGTCATTAGGACGCTGGACGCCCGCATACTTCAATGGAGTAAAGGCTGGTGAGCGCAGCTCTGCCGTAAAGTTGTAGCCTTCGTCGCCATTTGCGCCGCGCTCATCGTAACCCCGGACTGTTCCAAAACCGCCTAGGCCAAAACGCTCACTATACGGAAGGGAACTATCAGCAAATTGGTAGGTGCCCCGCAAAAGGAGGGACATACCAAACGGCAAACGGGTGAGGCGGTCAAGACTAAGCTGGCCATAGAAATAGTCCGCATCAATGTCAACAATAGGTTGTTGATCGCGTAGATAGATAGTCTTGCTGTTAGGTGCTAAGCCGCCTGGACTGTAGCGCATGCTCAAGCCGAAATTTGTGGAGCCAAGTTTGTCAAGGAGCTCACCGTGGTATCCGAATACGAGTTGTCCAACCTGAAAATTATCGTTGGGATATTTGCGGTTGGGATTGAGATTAATTTTTTGTCCGCCAAATTCGAGGTCGGAGCCGTATTCTTTGAAGTCGTAGCCAAGCTCGACTTTGTGGAGATAATTTCCAACTCTCGGAGGGATATCGATGTAGTATCGGAGACTGGCTTGGTAGGAGTCAGAGGTGACTCGGAAATTATTATCGATAGGAATATCAGTAGAACCAATAGCACCAAAAAG
This window contains:
- a CDS encoding KamA family radical SAM protein yields the protein MKTLSSDRSFVKVGQGLWKEEKPSDWNDWSWQLRHRLTKLEDFEARLDLLPEERRGIELAEHKLAVAVTPYFFNLIDPDNPNDPIRRQVIPREEELHEAPEEMRDPCGEDKTMVAPGLVHRYPDRVLLLLTDRCASYCRYCTRSRIVSGVGEQRLETNLALALAYLRKHTEVRDVLLSGGDPLLLSDQRLEAIIQALRSIEHIEIVRIGTRVPIFLPQRITPKLCAMLRRYHPLWINIHSNHPRELTLEVYEALARLADAGIPMGNQAVLLKGVNDDAETLKVLFQKLVRARVRPYYLYQCDLIIGSAHLRVPIERGLEIMDAIRGYTTGFAVPQYVVDGPGGGGKIPLNPDYILARTSDRIVLRNFKGEIYEYPLGESGEWVVDSALQRPSGSRAYVHDLE
- a CDS encoding 4-hydroxy-3-methylbut-2-enyl diphosphate reductase; the protein is MIVHSNATPPTKTKVNLRTPEVMDQVQAEVESHYRSPIVEYLRYSGVPLKAAGLTVKLAKAFGFCYGVERAIDLAYAAAKVFKDRRIFLLGEIIHNPEVNDQLAAMGIQTLREEEGEYKLNHLTPDDVVIIPAFGAEIKVMDRLKTIGCQTVDTTCGDVMSVWKRVRQYRAEQVTSIIHGKAWHEETKATASRAVGEDRKGHYLVVYNLEETDYVCDYIRHGGDKQKFLEKFKGAHSPGFDPDLHLRRVGVANQTTMMRGETEEVQRRIRQAIVDRYGEAALLEHFRVFDTICGATQERQDALREMLDTEKLDLLIVVGGYNSSNTSHLAEMGEAQLPTYFIKNAEKILSDKEIQHWDLHHSTEKTTHGWLPDGDVIIGITAGASCPNNLIEETIQRLFSLRNVDVQTLLPPEALRPAR